The proteins below come from a single Oncorhynchus gorbuscha isolate QuinsamMale2020 ecotype Even-year linkage group LG12, OgorEven_v1.0, whole genome shotgun sequence genomic window:
- the LOC123990380 gene encoding sex-determining region Y protein-like, producing the protein MFITSGVGEQPQSNIKGKKRYITMYFDRIPPHSDLCITKAMFESDEFCGASSQSEQMSEAQSLGSVPSSHLSVNSDSSCSSPEPKPLAEPRVRRPLNAFIIWTKEERRRLAKLNPELENKELSKMLGKTWKDMSLAEKRPYMQEAECLRVQHTIDHPKYKYRPRRKKHLKKGPKTLPVEALVPLNYLIQNHCHQQQAYPNPAIYPNSQAYFSHMPGTYPNRSNYPDPSATFPNKLLEYSNTGTYPAEPHPYYSTQHGLQQCEVPSPAYAVSRWEQGDFMTQGLQVFSSTDLSLEFYLEQIHLDMLYDLDRSEFEQYLSPPPCRPEPMESSYHQQGSLLCHLPYMEKI; encoded by the exons ATGTTCATCACTAGTGGAGTAGGAGAGCAACCTCAAAGCAACATCAAAGGTAAAAAAAGATACATAACCATGTACTTTGATCGGATCCCCCCACATTCCGATCTTTGCATAACGAAAGCCATGTTTGAAAGCGACGAGTTCTGCGGTGCGTCTTCCCAGAGTGAGCAGATGTCCGAGGCGCAGTCCCTCGGCTCTGTCCCATCCAGTCATCTCTCGGTCAACTCCGACTCCAGCTGCTCTAGTCCTGAGCCGAAACCATTGGCAGAGCCACGGGTCAGAAGACCGCTGAACGCCTTTATTATCTGGACCAAGGAGGAACGCAGACGCCTTGCCAAACTCAACCCTGAACTAGAGAACAAGGAACTCAGCAAAATGCTCG GTAAAACTTGGAAGGACATGTCTCTGGCGGAGAAGCGGCCCTACATGCAGGAAGCAGAGTGCCTGAGAGTACAGCACACCATCGACCACCCCAAGTACAAGTACCGGCCCCGCAGGAAGAAGCATCTGAAGAAGGGCCCCAAAACCCTACCTGTGGAGGCCCTGGTCCCTCTCAACTACCTAATTCAGAACCATTGCCATCAGCAGCAAGCCTACCCAAACCCAGCCATCTACCCAAACTCCCAGGCATACTTCTCCCATATGCCCGGGACCTACCCAAACAGGTCCAATTACCCAGACCCATCAGCCACATTCCCTAACAAGCTTCTAGAATACTCTAACACAGGGACATACCCAGCAGAGCCTCACCCATACTACTCTACCCAGCATGGGCTGCAGCAGTGTGAGGTCCCCAGCCCAGCCTATGCTGTGTCTCGTTGGGAGCAGGGGGACTTCATGACCCAGGGCCTCCAGGTGTTCTCctccactgacctctctctggAGTTCTATCTGGAGCAGATTCACCTAGATATGCTGTATGATCTGGACCGCAGTGAGTTTGAACAGTACCTGAGCCCGCCCCCATGCAGGCCTGAGCCAATGGAGTCCAGTTATCACCAGCAAGGCAGCCTACTATGTCATTTGCCATATATGGAAAAGATTTGA